Proteins encoded by one window of Swingsia samuiensis:
- a CDS encoding undecaprenyl-diphosphate phosphatase, giving the protein MTLFQALILAIIQGITEPFPISSLGHAVLLPSVLHWNLDEHSPLFLPFLTMLHVGTLVALASVFWKDWVAILKGIFGSYGQQNQLESIRIAGLLIIATLPAVLIGGIFEHLLRAFFGAPLAVAGFLVLNGLLLISTEWIRQYRAPTDYKPISSLSPKDALIIGLWQCLALFPGLSRSGATINGGLLRNLDHETSARFSLLLAQPIVLAATVREAWQIRHMTISHDMLLQSILGAILAGITAWVCSILMLRFFRNHDQWALKPFGIYCMIAGVAAGILIIF; this is encoded by the coding sequence ATGACGCTTTTTCAAGCTCTCATCCTCGCGATTATCCAAGGGATAACAGAACCTTTCCCTATCAGCAGCTTGGGACATGCGGTCCTCTTACCAAGTGTGCTCCATTGGAACTTGGATGAGCACTCTCCTTTATTTCTTCCCTTCTTAACGATGTTGCATGTTGGAACTTTAGTCGCTTTGGCTAGCGTGTTCTGGAAAGACTGGGTTGCCATCCTCAAGGGAATCTTTGGTTCTTACGGCCAGCAAAACCAGCTTGAATCGATTCGTATTGCAGGCCTTCTCATTATCGCAACTCTCCCAGCCGTTCTGATTGGTGGGATATTTGAACATCTTTTAAGAGCGTTCTTTGGGGCTCCTCTCGCCGTGGCGGGATTTCTCGTTTTGAATGGCCTCTTACTCATCTCGACTGAATGGATTCGCCAATATCGTGCGCCAACAGACTACAAACCCATTTCTTCTCTATCGCCTAAAGACGCACTTATTATTGGGCTATGGCAATGCTTAGCTTTATTTCCCGGCCTTTCGCGCTCCGGCGCTACAATTAACGGCGGCCTATTAAGAAATCTTGATCACGAAACATCTGCTCGTTTTTCCCTTCTTCTCGCTCAACCTATTGTTTTAGCGGCAACCGTCCGAGAAGCTTGGCAGATCAGGCACATGACAATTTCTCATGATATGCTGCTTCAGTCTATTTTGGGCGCCATTCTCGCAGGAATAACAGCTTGGGTGTGCTCAATCCTAATGCTGCGTTTTTTCCGAAACCATGACCAATGGGCACTGAAGCCTTTCGGTATTTATTGCATGATTGCGGGGGTTGCTGCCGGGATCCTCATTATTTTTTAA
- a CDS encoding APC family permease yields MPAPSKEHTPIPSKSRQKTVEQILTEHEACGLKQSLTATQLTMIGIGSTIGAGIYVMTGTAAAEYAGPSVLLSFIIAALSCLFTAFSYGELASTLPVSGSAYSYAYISMGEKTAWIVGWLLLLEYGISCAAVAAGLSGYTTSLFAVFGLHIPSFLTQSTLQPLAGSDGAIITAGWRFDLIGFSAIMIVTALLVKGVQESARINTVIVTIKVGVLILFVILGFHAINPNNLHPFIPTNEGGFHYGIKGIFRAASVIFFAYVGFEAVSTASSEAKNPTRDVPLGIISSLIICTVVYIIVAVVLLGIVPYQKLDVPDPLAIAVTTMHIPWLALLINVGATIGLCSVLLGLMYGQSRIFLTMSRDGLIPKIFGIIHPHFRTPWLGTISLGIVVAVITATLPIDIISDLVSIGTAIAFAIVCFTVIWQRNTRPDIQRPFSVPLGGFTIRGFWIGITPLLGIIFCILMSLPLIIDMIRSIFSGNPVPLILLITYIGLGILTYVFYGYRNSAMSHKKQ; encoded by the coding sequence ATGCCGGCACCATCTAAAGAACATACTCCAATACCTTCAAAATCTCGTCAAAAAACAGTTGAACAAATTTTGACGGAACATGAGGCCTGCGGGTTAAAACAAAGCTTAACCGCAACACAACTCACAATGATTGGTATTGGCTCGACCATTGGTGCTGGTATTTATGTGATGACAGGAACAGCCGCAGCAGAATATGCAGGCCCATCCGTTCTCCTGTCTTTTATTATTGCCGCTCTCTCGTGCCTGTTTACAGCATTCTCATATGGTGAGTTAGCCTCAACCCTTCCTGTCTCTGGCTCTGCTTATTCCTACGCATATATCTCTATGGGAGAAAAAACAGCTTGGATTGTTGGGTGGCTCCTTTTACTTGAATATGGGATTTCCTGTGCAGCTGTTGCGGCAGGTCTTTCAGGATATACAACGTCTTTATTCGCCGTATTTGGCCTTCATATCCCATCTTTTCTAACACAATCCACCCTACAGCCTCTTGCAGGGTCTGATGGGGCTATCATTACAGCCGGCTGGCGTTTTGACCTCATTGGTTTTAGCGCCATTATGATCGTTACAGCCCTACTCGTTAAGGGGGTTCAAGAATCTGCGCGGATTAATACAGTCATTGTTACTATAAAAGTGGGTGTCTTAATCCTGTTTGTAATTCTTGGCTTTCACGCCATTAACCCCAATAACCTGCACCCTTTTATCCCAACAAATGAAGGCGGATTTCATTACGGAATAAAAGGTATATTCCGCGCTGCTTCTGTTATCTTTTTTGCATATGTTGGTTTCGAAGCGGTCTCTACTGCCTCTTCCGAAGCCAAAAATCCAACCCGAGATGTCCCTCTCGGGATTATCAGCAGTCTTATCATTTGTACGGTGGTTTATATCATTGTCGCCGTCGTTTTACTCGGTATCGTCCCTTATCAGAAACTAGACGTGCCCGACCCACTCGCGATTGCTGTTACAACCATGCATATTCCATGGCTTGCTTTACTCATTAATGTAGGAGCGACTATCGGCCTGTGTTCTGTCTTGTTAGGCCTCATGTATGGGCAATCTCGTATTTTTCTTACCATGAGCCGAGATGGCCTTATTCCTAAAATTTTTGGTATTATTCACCCTCATTTCCGCACGCCATGGCTTGGGACCATCAGCCTTGGCATTGTTGTTGCTGTGATAACCGCCACCCTGCCAATTGATATTATTAGTGACCTTGTTTCCATCGGCACAGCTATTGCTTTTGCGATTGTATGCTTTACCGTCATATGGCAACGCAATACACGGCCTGACATTCAGAGGCCATTCAGTGTCCCTCTCGGCGGTTTTACAATCCGTGGTTTTTGGATTGGAATAACCCCTCTTCTGGGAATTATTTTTTGTATTTTAATGTCCCTTCCACTGATCATCGATATGATACGCTCTATTTTCAGCGGAAACCCAGTCCCTTTAATTCTTCTCATCACCTATATTGGATTGGGTATTCTTACATATGTTTTTTATGGCTACCGCAATTCAGCGATGAGCCATAAAAAACAATAA
- a CDS encoding mechanosensitive ion channel family protein — protein sequence MSQHFVSTLFAIRSYFTWLPPSIVSILMLVIVGILGFYCGNLVVALILRVPGSRSVALIRTIVSALRRPAKLLTSLLAMLAALPAATGFTYESEQDIKLFLLFVLVLTFGFSMIIVFRHMTEAYLNRLSSKDETDDIMIRTHQTQIRVLRRLTEIMVGIITVASALMLFPSVKQYGVSLFASAGAASLIVGLSARGLLTNLIAGVQIAITQPIRMEDLVIINGDWCWVEEINATYVVLRVWDWRRHIVPISYFLENQFENWTHNSAAIIGVVFLWLDYQAPMDRIREMLNEIIRTSPLWDGKVFDVQVSDCNAQVMAVRIIASARNALQSWDLRCDIREKIIARIKEECPESLPRTRFAMMPPKPGSEGLADDWFSPPIERPGPGSYMGPGTPPLGK from the coding sequence GTGTCGCAGCATTTTGTTAGTACATTGTTTGCAATAAGGTCGTATTTCACGTGGCTGCCACCATCAATTGTTTCCATTTTGATGTTGGTCATAGTGGGTATTTTGGGATTTTACTGCGGGAATCTTGTTGTCGCCTTAATTTTGCGGGTCCCAGGGTCACGTAGTGTCGCTTTAATACGTACTATTGTTTCTGCTCTACGTCGTCCTGCTAAACTGCTGACATCACTTTTAGCGATGTTGGCAGCTCTTCCTGCTGCAACGGGGTTCACGTATGAAAGTGAGCAGGACATTAAGCTGTTTTTGCTTTTTGTCTTGGTGCTTACCTTCGGGTTTTCAATGATTATTGTCTTCCGGCACATGACGGAAGCTTATCTTAATCGTCTGTCGTCTAAAGACGAAACAGATGATATTATGATTCGTACACATCAAACACAGATACGAGTATTACGGCGCTTAACCGAAATTATGGTCGGTATTATCACGGTTGCATCTGCGTTGATGCTATTTCCGTCTGTTAAGCAGTATGGCGTGTCTTTGTTTGCGTCCGCCGGGGCCGCGTCTTTGATTGTAGGTTTGTCTGCACGTGGTTTGTTAACTAACCTGATTGCAGGTGTACAGATTGCTATTACTCAGCCCATTCGTATGGAAGATTTGGTTATCATTAATGGTGACTGGTGTTGGGTAGAAGAGATTAACGCGACTTATGTAGTGTTGCGTGTATGGGATTGGCGCCGGCATATTGTGCCTATTTCATATTTTTTGGAAAACCAGTTTGAAAACTGGACGCACAATTCAGCGGCTATCATCGGTGTGGTTTTTCTTTGGCTCGATTACCAAGCCCCAATGGATAGAATCCGAGAAATGCTGAATGAAATTATTCGTACATCGCCTTTATGGGATGGAAAGGTTTTTGACGTACAAGTTTCGGATTGTAATGCGCAAGTTATGGCTGTGCGTATTATCGCAAGCGCACGGAATGCTTTGCAGAGCTGGGATTTGCGGTGTGATATCCGTGAAAAAATTATTGCACGTATTAAAGAAGAATGCCCAGAATCATTGCCGCGGACCCGTTTTGCAATGATGCCTCCTAAACCAGGGAGCGAGGGGTTGGCGGATGACTGGTTCTCTCCACCAATAGAACGCCCCGGGCCTGGTAGTTATATGGGGCCAGGGACGCCACCATTAGGAAAATAA
- a CDS encoding glycosyltransferase family 2 protein, with translation MKKPLAVVTMIYNESEHLLTWRRHYSAQVGESACYIVDHGSSDGSTQNLGSINVIRIPRSPQNDEKRTRSIGKFCESLLEWYDNIIYVDVDELLLADPALYPSLTHFALANNAPIVTATGLDFIHIPDEEDDLDYTRLISPQRNYVRFSSAMCKPCLIQKAVTWSPGFHSCSETLPNLNTPLYLFHLRYADLQTGLQRLQRTRTQPWHSDTAGQHQRIDNDAWENMLRNMAALPKVDVTFDENDQRLKNWRKAVEDSSTSRQNDLYKLDLNLSGTELWHIPDRFIGRI, from the coding sequence ATGAAAAAGCCTCTTGCTGTCGTTACGATGATATATAACGAATCAGAACATCTTCTGACATGGCGACGTCATTACAGCGCACAAGTGGGCGAATCTGCGTGTTATATTGTTGATCACGGATCGAGTGATGGCTCAACTCAGAATCTAGGCTCCATTAATGTTATCCGTATCCCACGCTCTCCTCAAAATGATGAAAAAAGAACCCGATCTATTGGAAAGTTCTGTGAAAGCCTTCTAGAGTGGTACGATAACATTATCTACGTGGATGTAGATGAACTCCTTCTGGCAGATCCGGCGTTATACCCATCCCTCACCCATTTTGCTCTGGCAAATAACGCGCCAATTGTTACCGCAACTGGGTTGGATTTTATTCATATTCCAGATGAGGAAGACGACTTAGATTATACACGCCTTATTTCGCCTCAACGCAATTATGTACGTTTTTCAAGTGCCATGTGTAAGCCATGCCTCATCCAAAAAGCAGTAACATGGTCTCCTGGTTTTCATTCGTGCTCTGAAACACTTCCAAATTTAAATACACCTTTATATCTCTTTCATCTCAGATATGCTGATTTGCAAACTGGCCTCCAAAGATTACAGCGTACACGTACTCAGCCTTGGCATTCAGACACAGCTGGCCAACATCAAAGAATAGATAATGATGCTTGGGAAAACATGTTACGCAATATGGCTGCTTTGCCTAAAGTTGACGTAACATTTGATGAGAACGATCAACGTCTCAAAAACTGGCGGAAAGCTGTAGAAGACAGTTCAACAAGCCGCCAAAATGATCTTTACAAACTTGATCTCAACCTTAGCGGGACCGAGCTCTGGCATATCCCCGATCGGTTTATTGGAAGAATATAA
- a CDS encoding DUF4167 domain-containing protein, which yields MNMKRIRGRHHRTGGGASRSGNSQTPLNRNHVFDSNGPDLRVRGTAQQLFEKYLQLGRDATGTGDRILAEAYFQHAEHYFRILNAMNQAAQQSQQERTERQQQRQRAFEERREMRSERLDEDSSFRRGGEPSMNEVPVAEQPPAHYISETAPKDAE from the coding sequence ATGAATATGAAGCGTATAAGAGGCCGGCATCATCGTACAGGTGGTGGGGCATCACGTAGTGGAAACTCCCAGACACCTTTAAATCGTAACCATGTTTTTGATAGCAATGGCCCAGATTTAAGAGTTCGGGGAACGGCCCAACAGCTGTTTGAGAAATATCTTCAACTTGGTCGCGATGCGACAGGAACGGGTGATCGTATTCTTGCTGAAGCATATTTTCAGCATGCAGAACATTACTTTCGTATTCTGAATGCAATGAATCAAGCCGCTCAACAAAGCCAGCAAGAGCGTACAGAGCGTCAACAACAGCGGCAGCGTGCTTTTGAAGAACGTCGTGAAATGCGGAGCGAACGTTTGGATGAAGATTCTTCCTTCCGGCGAGGAGGAGAGCCTTCAATGAATGAGGTGCCAGTAGCAGAACAGCCCCCAGCACATTATATCTCTGAAACAGCTCCTAAGGACGCAGAGTAA
- the prmC gene encoding peptide chain release factor N(5)-glutamine methyltransferase, with protein MIPKDKLLHHATTILEKAGIEDARREARLLLSWVLEKGLGSLFLVKSVSLEDEEKYQNLVMRRAQHEPLAFITGEVGFWTLDFYTSPATLIPRADSEALIEAVLKIIPDKQKDMSFLDLGTGTGCLLLSALSEYVNAWGVGIDLSPEAASLAQKNAKRNHLATRSFFVAAHWESPMIGQFDLVFSNPPYVKSADIEGLMPEVSTYEPARALDGGEDGLDAYRVLLENIPRVLTPNGYVVFEVGVDQIDDVCVLGQRQGFKEVLRQNDLGGIPRALVLQFIGK; from the coding sequence ATGATTCCAAAAGATAAATTATTGCATCATGCGACTACGATCTTAGAGAAAGCAGGGATTGAAGATGCCCGTCGAGAAGCACGCTTGCTATTAAGTTGGGTATTGGAAAAAGGTTTAGGTTCTTTGTTTTTGGTAAAGTCAGTTTCTCTCGAAGACGAAGAAAAATATCAAAATCTGGTCATGCGGCGTGCTCAGCATGAGCCTTTGGCTTTCATTACAGGCGAAGTGGGTTTTTGGACGTTAGATTTTTATACTTCACCAGCAACGTTGATTCCTCGAGCAGATAGTGAAGCATTAATAGAAGCAGTTCTAAAGATTATTCCAGACAAACAAAAGGATATGTCTTTCTTGGATTTGGGGACTGGGACAGGATGTCTTTTACTATCTGCCTTGTCAGAATATGTGAATGCTTGGGGGGTGGGGATTGATTTGTCTCCAGAAGCTGCAAGCTTGGCTCAGAAAAATGCGAAGAGAAATCATTTAGCAACGAGAAGTTTTTTTGTTGCAGCGCATTGGGAAAGCCCGATGATAGGGCAGTTTGACCTCGTTTTTTCTAATCCACCGTATGTTAAAAGTGCTGATATTGAAGGTTTAATGCCAGAAGTTTCAACATATGAACCTGCCCGTGCTTTGGATGGTGGGGAGGATGGGTTGGATGCTTATCGTGTGTTGTTAGAAAATATTCCCCGTGTTTTGACCCCGAATGGGTATGTTGTGTTTGAAGTCGGGGTTGATCAAATTGATGATGTTTGCGTGTTGGGGCAGCGGCAGGGTTTCAAAGAAGTTTTACGGCAGAATGATTTAGGCGGTATTCCTCGGGCGCTTGTGCTGCAATTTATAGGGAAGTAA
- the prfA gene encoding peptide chain release factor 1, producing MVFDERLERIVARSEELQAIMASGEIAGDEFTRLSREYAELEPVVASIQAWREAEKQKQDAQALLSDPEMKELAQSELSEIEDQIPELEHNLKIALLPKDAADERSAILEIRPAAGGDEAGLFAAELFDAYRRFAENHGWRFEVMEYSENEVAGLKEGMATISGRSVFAQLKYESGVHRVQRVPATESQGRIHTSTVTVAVLPEAEEVDVTINDDDLRIDVYRASGAGGQHVNKTESAVRITHMPTGLVVAMQEEKSQHKNKAKALKILRARLYEQQRAAAHESRAADRRSQVGTGDRSERIRTYNFPQGRVTDHRINLTLYKIDRIMAGDFVEIIDALTREEQTALLAAEGF from the coding sequence TTGGTATTTGATGAAAGGTTAGAGCGGATTGTTGCTCGTTCGGAAGAACTGCAAGCAATCATGGCTTCTGGTGAAATAGCGGGCGATGAGTTTACGCGTTTATCACGAGAATATGCCGAATTAGAGCCAGTCGTTGCATCTATTCAAGCGTGGCGAGAAGCAGAAAAACAAAAGCAAGACGCGCAAGCTCTTTTATCTGACCCTGAGATGAAAGAGTTAGCTCAATCAGAATTATCTGAAATTGAAGACCAAATTCCTGAGCTTGAGCATAATTTAAAGATTGCTCTTTTGCCGAAAGATGCGGCTGACGAAAGAAGCGCTATTTTGGAAATTCGTCCTGCGGCAGGAGGAGATGAAGCAGGGCTTTTTGCAGCTGAATTATTTGATGCATACCGACGGTTTGCAGAAAATCATGGCTGGCGTTTTGAGGTGATGGAATATTCAGAAAACGAGGTTGCCGGGCTAAAAGAAGGAATGGCGACTATTTCTGGTCGGTCTGTTTTTGCGCAATTAAAATATGAATCCGGCGTTCATCGTGTTCAGCGTGTGCCTGCAACAGAAAGTCAGGGTCGGATTCACACATCAACTGTCACAGTGGCTGTTTTACCAGAAGCTGAAGAAGTGGATGTGACCATTAATGATGACGACTTGCGGATAGATGTGTACCGTGCCTCTGGTGCAGGTGGGCAGCACGTGAACAAGACTGAAAGTGCGGTTCGTATTACGCATATGCCGACTGGCCTTGTTGTGGCGATGCAGGAAGAAAAAAGTCAGCATAAAAATAAAGCAAAAGCTTTAAAGATTTTGCGTGCCCGGTTGTATGAGCAACAACGTGCAGCAGCGCATGAATCACGTGCGGCTGATCGCCGTTCGCAGGTAGGAACAGGGGATCGGTCAGAGCGGATTAGAACATATAATTTTCCTCAAGGCCGCGTTACCGACCATAGGATCAATCTTACATTATATAAGATTGATCGGATTATGGCCGGAGATTTTGTTGAGATTATTGATGCGTTAACGCGAGAAGAGCAAACGGCTCTTTTGGCTGCCGAGGGTTTTTAA
- the hisS gene encoding histidine--tRNA ligase, which yields MAGLQPPRGTHDLIGETMRRHHHVVETARQVFKTYGFEEWSTPVFEDTKVFSRTLGETSDVVSKEMYSFEDRGGESLTLRPENTASICRALVSNGLTQTLPQKVFYHGPMFRYERPQKGRYRQFHQIGAELLGADGPLRDAEIITMAYDVLKGLGLEEHVVLELNTLGDIASRQAWRDALVEYFKQHVDKLSDESKLRLEVNPLRILDSKSEQDRALLNDAPKFADYLNDESRKFWDDLRGYLDAFGVKFVENPRIVRGLDYYSHTAFEFVTTKLGAQGTVLAGGRYEGLVEQMGGPSVPAIGWAAGIERLALLLDQIPEEPAGIAIVPMGDSALVKGASIARMLRSAGLNVEIETRGNMKKRMERVVKSGASHAIVLGDEEIEREIVQLRDLKVRDQKEISIHHLVSALREAV from the coding sequence ATGGCTGGATTACAACCCCCACGCGGCACACATGATTTGATTGGTGAGACGATGCGTCGTCATCACCATGTTGTGGAAACAGCGCGTCAGGTTTTTAAGACGTATGGCTTTGAAGAGTGGAGCACTCCAGTTTTTGAAGATACCAAGGTTTTCTCACGCACATTGGGGGAGACTTCTGATGTTGTGTCGAAAGAAATGTATAGCTTTGAAGACCGCGGTGGGGAAAGTTTAACGCTTCGCCCTGAAAATACAGCTTCAATTTGCAGGGCTTTGGTTTCAAATGGTTTAACTCAGACGCTGCCTCAAAAAGTTTTTTATCACGGTCCCATGTTCCGTTACGAACGCCCTCAGAAAGGGCGGTACCGTCAGTTCCATCAGATTGGAGCTGAATTATTGGGAGCAGATGGTCCTTTGCGTGACGCAGAAATCATCACCATGGCTTATGATGTTCTTAAAGGACTTGGGTTAGAAGAACATGTTGTTTTAGAGCTTAATACACTTGGTGATATAGCGTCACGTCAAGCTTGGCGTGACGCGTTGGTTGAGTATTTTAAGCAACATGTCGATAAGTTGTCGGACGAGAGTAAATTACGTTTAGAGGTTAATCCTCTTCGTATTTTGGATAGCAAGTCTGAACAGGATCGAGCGTTATTGAATGACGCACCAAAATTTGCTGATTATCTGAATGATGAGTCACGTAAATTCTGGGATGACCTGCGTGGGTATTTAGACGCTTTTGGTGTCAAGTTTGTTGAAAACCCCAGAATTGTGCGCGGGTTGGATTATTATAGCCACACAGCATTTGAGTTTGTTACGACCAAATTGGGGGCTCAAGGTACGGTGTTGGCTGGTGGTCGCTATGAAGGTTTGGTCGAGCAAATGGGTGGCCCCTCTGTTCCGGCAATTGGCTGGGCTGCGGGGATTGAGCGTTTAGCTCTTTTGCTGGATCAGATTCCTGAAGAGCCAGCTGGGATAGCGATCGTGCCAATGGGAGATTCTGCTCTAGTAAAAGGGGCTTCCATAGCAAGAATGCTCCGTTCTGCAGGGTTGAATGTAGAGATTGAGACACGCGGAAATATGAAAAAAAGAATGGAGCGTGTCGTAAAGTCTGGTGCGTCACATGCTATTGTTCTCGGTGATGAAGAAATTGAGCGTGAAATTGTGCAGCTCCGTGATCTAAAAGTACGCGATCAGAAAGAGATATCCATTCATCATCTTGTTTCAGCTTTGAGAGAAGCCGTATGA
- the ispG gene encoding flavodoxin-dependent (E)-4-hydroxy-3-methylbut-2-enyl-diphosphate synthase, with translation MSGYRPYQHIERRKSRKIHVGNVAVGGDAPISVQTMTNTLTSDAQATIEQIRRAELAGVDIVRVSCPDEASTEALKEIVHEVNVPIVADIHFHYKRAIEAAKAGAACLRINPGNIGSSDRVREVVNAAKDYGCSIRIGVNAGSLEKHLLEKYGEPNPEALVESALEHAKILEDHDFHEFKISVKASDVFMAVAAYQQLADCSDHPLHIGITEAGSKRAGTVKSSIGLGNLLWAGVGDTMRVSLSAAPEEEVLVGWDILKSLGLRHRGVKIISCPSCARQGFNVVETVQTLEDRLQHIKTPLTLSIIGCVVNGPGEALMTDIGVTGGGSGRHMVYAAGKQDHTMPAEDMIEHIVDLVETKVAAIEAGKEDATTAKKMDPVNN, from the coding sequence ATGAGCGGATATCGTCCTTATCAGCATATTGAACGACGCAAATCACGCAAGATTCATGTAGGAAATGTTGCCGTCGGTGGTGACGCGCCGATTTCTGTTCAGACGATGACGAATACGCTGACATCAGATGCTCAGGCCACGATCGAACAAATTCGTCGTGCTGAGTTGGCGGGGGTTGATATCGTTCGTGTGTCTTGCCCTGACGAAGCCAGTACGGAAGCTTTGAAAGAGATTGTGCATGAGGTGAATGTGCCAATCGTGGCCGATATTCACTTTCATTATAAACGTGCAATTGAAGCTGCTAAGGCTGGGGCTGCCTGTTTGCGTATTAACCCAGGCAATATTGGTAGTTCTGATCGGGTACGTGAAGTTGTTAATGCCGCTAAAGATTATGGCTGTTCTATTCGTATTGGTGTGAACGCGGGTTCTTTGGAAAAGCATCTGCTTGAAAAGTACGGAGAGCCTAACCCAGAGGCTCTGGTTGAAAGTGCTCTTGAGCATGCTAAAATTCTTGAAGATCATGATTTTCATGAATTCAAGATTAGCGTAAAGGCTTCGGACGTTTTTATGGCCGTAGCGGCCTATCAACAACTTGCCGATTGTAGCGATCATCCCCTTCATATTGGTATTACCGAAGCGGGCTCTAAACGTGCTGGTACAGTAAAATCTTCGATTGGGCTTGGTAACCTCTTATGGGCTGGAGTGGGAGATACAATGCGCGTATCCCTTTCTGCTGCTCCAGAAGAAGAGGTATTAGTTGGATGGGATATTCTAAAATCTTTGGGGCTTCGTCATCGTGGTGTGAAGATTATTTCTTGCCCATCTTGCGCGCGCCAAGGTTTTAACGTTGTTGAAACAGTCCAGACCTTAGAAGACCGTTTGCAGCATATTAAAACACCTTTGACGCTTTCTATTATTGGATGTGTGGTGAATGGCCCTGGCGAGGCGCTGATGACAGATATCGGCGTGACAGGCGGTGGGTCAGGGCGACACATGGTGTATGCAGCTGGTAAGCAGGACCATACGATGCCCGCAGAGGATATGATTGAACATATTGTTGATTTGGTTGAGACTAAAGTTGCAGCAATTGAAGCCGGCAAAGAAGATGCCACAACAGCAAAGAAAATGGATCCGGTGAATAACTAA
- a CDS encoding helix-turn-helix domain-containing protein — protein MSPRLSSRKAAATRPEGPSVGAILRARRKELEWQIDDVAQWLRIRPKLLLALEDDNAAALPGTAYAIGFLRSYAEAMQLDADSLVEQYRRSARNFVSRKTELIFPQPEGERGLPIGLLIGVGLAFVVGSYVLWYHYSLHDVQAERHIPAVTELTSGAATPETTSPQVASVMPGHAPEPLPKETVLEPKPEEKNDSFESPFSASETPQSSAPITDNQLLQQSQQDAEVAEKPSVPVPPSDHKDQDDLKPAENKPDIPNNSVTVHTVSSVWIQIKDKTGHVVVSRVMGAGESWQGLEDAAPFKMSFGNAGGVVLSTNGGVSAPLGRQGEVRRNVEITADSIRSGAFGTGALPTDEHKNLPQNLLPTEDNQSTNHSSVGNGNSEDQPQTKDTPSPRPKPKPPVRKHKSSDISADDLNARQLDQATTTH, from the coding sequence ATGTCACCACGTTTGTCTTCTCGCAAGGCGGCTGCCACGCGTCCAGAAGGACCAAGTGTCGGAGCGATTTTACGTGCTCGACGCAAGGAATTGGAATGGCAAATTGATGATGTAGCTCAGTGGTTGAGAATTCGTCCTAAGCTTTTACTCGCTCTTGAAGACGATAATGCAGCAGCTCTTCCGGGGACGGCTTACGCGATAGGTTTTTTGCGATCGTATGCAGAGGCAATGCAGTTAGATGCAGATAGTCTTGTGGAGCAATACCGGAGAAGCGCACGCAATTTTGTCAGTCGAAAGACTGAGTTAATTTTTCCCCAGCCTGAAGGAGAGAGAGGTCTCCCGATTGGTCTTTTAATCGGGGTTGGATTGGCTTTTGTCGTTGGTTCTTACGTTCTTTGGTATCATTATTCTCTTCATGATGTGCAGGCTGAGCGTCATATACCTGCGGTTACCGAGTTGACCTCAGGCGCCGCGACACCAGAAACAACCTCTCCTCAAGTGGCTTCAGTGATGCCAGGACATGCTCCAGAGCCGCTTCCTAAAGAGACAGTACTGGAGCCAAAGCCAGAAGAAAAAAATGATTCGTTTGAAAGTCCGTTTTCGGCATCAGAAACGCCTCAATCATCAGCTCCTATAACCGATAATCAGCTCCTTCAGCAATCTCAGCAAGACGCTGAGGTAGCGGAAAAGCCTTCGGTGCCGGTGCCTCCTTCTGATCATAAGGATCAGGATGATCTCAAACCTGCCGAGAATAAGCCAGATATTCCCAATAATTCAGTGACTGTTCATACAGTTTCTTCTGTTTGGATACAGATTAAGGATAAGACGGGGCATGTGGTTGTCTCTCGCGTTATGGGGGCGGGAGAAAGCTGGCAGGGTTTAGAAGATGCAGCTCCTTTTAAAATGTCGTTTGGTAATGCTGGCGGGGTCGTTTTATCGACTAATGGTGGGGTAAGCGCACCGTTAGGACGGCAAGGAGAAGTGCGGCGTAATGTCGAAATAACGGCGGATTCTATCCGGTCAGGTGCTTTTGGAACAGGTGCGTTACCGACGGATGAGCATAAAAATCTTCCTCAGAATTTATTGCCAACGGAAGATAATCAATCGACTAATCATTCATCGGTTGGTAATGGTAATAGCGAAGATCAACCCCAAACTAAAGATACTCCTTCGCCACGACCTAAGCCAAAGCCACCAGTCCGAAAACATAAATCATCGGATATTTCTGCTGATGATTTAAATGCACGCCAGCTGGATCAAGCAACAACCACACATTAA